A section of the Chryseobacterium scophthalmum genome encodes:
- the cphA gene encoding cyanophycin synthetase encodes MKIEKIQALRGPNIWSIRRKKLIQMRLDLEEMEDFPTNKIEGFRERIEHLIPSLISHRCSEGTRGGFFHRIETGTWMGHVIEHIALEIQTLAGMDTGFGRTRETKSPGVYNVVFDYIEENAGIYAAEQAVEIALALIENKEYDINACIQKLKEIRERVRLGPSTGSIVEEAVSRKIPWIRLGSNSLVQLGYGVNQQRFQATITGNTSSIAVDIACNKELTKRMLHDAAIPVPMGDLIVDEEELQSVIKKIGYPIVIKPLDGNHGKGSSINVNDWVSSVTGLEYAQKYSKKVIVEKYITGYDFRVLVINNKMVAAARRVPAHVVGDGESNLEQLIEKENKDPRRGYGHENVLTEITVDKDTLELLEKLQYTLETVPQKGEIVYLKSTANLSTGGTSIDVTDMVHPENITMAERISKIIGLDVCGIDIMAENLTQPLKESGGAIIEVNAAPGFRMHLAPSEGLPRNVAAPVVDMLYPQGKPFTIPIIAVTGTNGKTTTTRLISHIVKSNGYRVGFTTSDGIYIQNTMLTKGDTTGPISAEFILKDPTVEFAVLETARGGILRSGLGFGQCDIGVLTNIKEDHLGMNDIHNLKDLTKVKRVVLDSVKKSGWSVLNAEDEYSMRIINDLPSNVAIFSLDENNEYIKKFAKEGRTTCVYEEGYVTIKKGDWKIRIGKVKDFPITMEGKAKFMIDNVLAASLACYLYGFGIEDISNSLRTFIPSAQLTPGRLNVFKFKNFKVLIDFAHNPAGYEAIEDYLKNVESTKKIGIISGVGDRRDEDIRLCGKIAGRMFDHIIIRNEKHLRGRTEEEINGLIIDGMQSSGRDVSYETIPKEIDALKHAMGMAEEGTFITALSDVISNAIDLVQDYQARELLEDDKF; translated from the coding sequence ATGAAAATTGAGAAAATACAGGCTTTACGTGGTCCGAATATTTGGAGTATAAGAAGAAAGAAGCTAATACAGATGCGTTTGGATCTGGAGGAAATGGAAGATTTCCCTACAAATAAAATCGAAGGTTTTCGTGAAAGAATAGAACATCTTATACCTTCGCTCATTAGTCACCGCTGTTCTGAAGGAACGAGAGGAGGTTTTTTTCATAGAATAGAAACCGGTACTTGGATGGGGCATGTCATTGAGCATATCGCTTTAGAAATTCAGACTTTAGCAGGAATGGATACCGGATTTGGAAGAACGCGTGAGACAAAATCTCCCGGAGTTTACAACGTCGTGTTTGATTATATCGAAGAAAATGCAGGAATCTATGCAGCTGAACAGGCGGTAGAAATTGCTCTAGCTTTAATTGAAAATAAAGAATACGATATCAATGCCTGTATTCAGAAATTAAAAGAAATCAGAGAGCGTGTAAGATTGGGACCTTCAACAGGAAGTATTGTTGAGGAAGCAGTTTCAAGAAAAATTCCGTGGATAAGATTGGGAAGCAATTCTCTGGTTCAGTTAGGTTACGGAGTTAATCAGCAAAGATTTCAGGCGACAATTACCGGAAATACAAGCTCGATTGCTGTAGATATCGCATGTAATAAAGAATTGACGAAAAGGATGCTTCATGATGCTGCAATTCCTGTTCCGATGGGAGACTTAATTGTGGATGAGGAAGAACTACAAAGCGTCATCAAAAAAATTGGTTATCCTATTGTCATCAAACCTTTAGATGGAAATCACGGAAAAGGTTCTTCAATCAATGTAAATGATTGGGTTTCTTCTGTGACAGGTTTAGAGTACGCTCAGAAATATTCAAAAAAAGTAATTGTTGAAAAATATATTACGGGATATGATTTCAGAGTTTTGGTAATCAATAATAAAATGGTTGCAGCTGCGAGAAGAGTTCCCGCTCATGTTGTTGGTGACGGTGAATCTAATCTTGAGCAATTAATTGAAAAAGAAAACAAAGATCCGAGAAGAGGATATGGTCACGAAAATGTTTTGACCGAAATCACAGTTGACAAAGACACTTTAGAATTACTTGAAAAACTTCAATATACTTTAGAAACAGTTCCTCAAAAAGGGGAAATAGTTTATCTAAAATCTACAGCCAATCTTTCTACAGGTGGTACTTCGATTGATGTAACTGATATGGTGCATCCTGAAAACATCACAATGGCTGAAAGAATTTCAAAAATCATCGGTTTAGATGTCTGCGGAATTGATATTATGGCAGAAAACCTTACGCAGCCTTTGAAAGAAAGCGGGGGAGCGATTATTGAAGTGAATGCAGCACCTGGTTTCAGAATGCATTTGGCTCCAAGTGAAGGTCTTCCGAGAAACGTCGCAGCTCCGGTTGTAGATATGTTGTATCCGCAAGGAAAACCTTTTACTATTCCGATTATTGCAGTTACAGGAACTAATGGAAAAACCACGACGACGAGATTAATTTCACATATCGTAAAAAGTAATGGTTATAGAGTAGGTTTCACCACATCAGACGGAATTTATATTCAGAATACGATGTTAACGAAAGGTGATACAACAGGTCCTATTTCAGCCGAATTTATTCTAAAAGATCCAACTGTAGAATTTGCAGTTTTAGAAACCGCACGTGGTGGAATTCTTCGTTCCGGTTTAGGTTTCGGACAATGTGATATCGGGGTTTTAACCAATATTAAAGAAGATCATTTAGGAATGAATGATATTCACAACCTGAAAGATTTAACCAAAGTAAAAAGGGTAGTACTCGACAGTGTAAAGAAAAGCGGATGGAGCGTTTTGAATGCTGAAGATGAATATTCTATGAGAATCATCAACGATTTGCCGAGTAATGTCGCTATTTTTAGTTTAGATGAAAATAATGAATACATCAAAAAATTCGCTAAAGAAGGACGTACAACCTGTGTTTACGAAGAAGGTTATGTAACCATTAAAAAAGGCGATTGGAAAATAAGAATCGGAAAAGTAAAAGATTTCCCGATTACGATGGAAGGAAAGGCAAAATTCATGATAGATAATGTTTTGGCTGCGAGTTTGGCTTGTTATCTTTATGGTTTTGGAATTGAGGATATTTCAAATTCACTTCGTACATTTATTCCAAGTGCACAGTTGACTCCGGGAAGGCTGAATGTATTTAAATTTAAAAACTTTAAAGTATTAATAGATTTTGCACACAATCCTGCAGGTTACGAAGCGATTGAAGATTACCTTAAAAATGTAGAATCTACCAAGAAAATCGGAATTATTTCCGGTGTGGGAGATAGAAGAGATGAAGACATCAGACTGTGCGGAAAAATTGCCGGAAGAATGTTTGATCATATCATTATCAGAAACGAAAAACATCTTCGAGGAAGAACAGAAGAAGAGATCAACGGTTTGATTATCGACGGAATGCAATCTTCGGGAAGAGATGTGAGCTACGAAACGATTCCTAAAGAAATTGATGCGCTGAAACACGCAATGGGAATGGCAGAAGAAGGAACTTTTATTACAGCTCTAAGTGATGTAATTTCTAATGCGATTGACCTTGTTCAGGATTATCAGGCGAGAGAATTGCTTGAAGACGATAAATTTTAA
- a CDS encoding type 1 glutamine amidotransferase: MKDVRIALLDMNNNQANQGFKNIKEISENFQKQSEENISITGFDVRHKNEIPDIEDFDIFISSGGPGNPHREGFEWEQKFADFLDSVYEYNKHNDAKKYLFLICHSFQLASIHWDLGNICKRKSYSFGVQPIHKTEEGEEEFLFKNLPDPFYAVDSRAYQFIEPNVERFEELDMKMVAIEKSRPHIDLERAIMAVRFSDEIFGTQFHPEANPDGMIENLKDEKNKEAMIENYGMEKYLETVDRINDEDKIVLTQSQILPRFLSDAKKNILKQNTATA; the protein is encoded by the coding sequence ATGAAAGATGTAAGAATTGCTTTGCTGGATATGAACAACAATCAGGCGAATCAGGGATTTAAAAATATAAAAGAAATCTCTGAGAATTTCCAGAAGCAATCGGAAGAAAATATAAGTATTACAGGTTTTGATGTAAGACATAAAAATGAAATTCCAGACATTGAAGATTTTGATATATTTATTTCTTCCGGCGGACCGGGAAATCCGCACCGTGAAGGTTTTGAATGGGAACAAAAATTTGCAGATTTTTTAGATTCAGTTTATGAATATAACAAGCATAATGATGCGAAAAAATATCTTTTTCTGATTTGTCATTCTTTCCAATTGGCAAGTATTCATTGGGATTTAGGGAATATCTGTAAAAGAAAATCTTATTCTTTTGGAGTGCAGCCAATTCATAAAACGGAAGAAGGTGAAGAGGAATTTTTATTCAAAAACTTACCCGATCCTTTTTATGCTGTAGATTCCAGAGCATATCAGTTTATTGAACCAAATGTAGAGCGTTTTGAAGAATTAGATATGAAAATGGTGGCGATTGAAAAATCCCGTCCTCATATCGATTTGGAGCGGGCAATTATGGCAGTTCGTTTTTCTGATGAAATTTTCGGAACACAGTTTCATCCTGAAGCTAATCCTGACGGAATGATTGAAAATCTGAAAGATGAGAAAAATAAAGAAGCCATGATTGAAAATTACGGTATGGAAAAATATCTGGAAACCGTAGACAGAATTAATGACGAAGACAAAATCGTTCTTACACAATCTCAGATTCTACCTCGTTTTTTAAGCGATGCTAAGAAAAATATTTTGAAACAAAATACGGCAACAGCCTGA
- a CDS encoding carboxylate-amine ligase — protein MHQFTIGIEEEYQIIDVESRDLISHVSKIIEGGKAVLSENLKHEMHESMIEMETGICQNIQEAQAELTNLRRHLINTAHEQGLRVSGGGTHPFSNWEHNTITNGERYNKIVDDMGDVARGNLIFGLHVHIGIPNREEGVRIQNVMRYFLPHVYALSVNSPFWIGRSTGFKSYRQEIFVKFPRTGIPSYFNSLAEFDSYVDLLVKTGTIDNAKKIWWDLRVHPFYPTIEFRICDMPLRIEETVCLAAIMQSLVAKIYKLHQQNLSFRSYRRLLLNENKWRASRDGVHSKLIDFGKEESVPYPDLLKELLEFIDDVVDDLGCRKEVEYAWKILENGTGADRQLAVYKETGDLKKVVDYMISETEYGITHNQTAL, from the coding sequence ATGCATCAATTTACAATAGGAATCGAAGAAGAATATCAGATTATCGATGTTGAAAGCCGCGATTTAATTTCTCATGTTTCAAAAATTATTGAAGGTGGAAAAGCTGTTTTAAGTGAAAATTTAAAACATGAAATGCACGAATCAATGATTGAAATGGAAACCGGAATTTGCCAGAATATTCAGGAAGCTCAGGCTGAACTTACCAATCTTAGAAGACATCTGATCAATACAGCTCATGAACAGGGGCTTCGTGTTTCCGGGGGTGGAACTCATCCTTTTTCAAACTGGGAACACAACACGATTACAAACGGCGAACGTTACAACAAAATTGTAGACGATATGGGCGATGTTGCCCGTGGAAATCTTATTTTCGGATTACACGTTCATATTGGAATTCCCAACCGTGAAGAAGGCGTAAGAATACAGAATGTAATGCGTTATTTTCTTCCGCATGTTTATGCGCTTTCCGTAAACTCCCCTTTTTGGATCGGAAGAAGCACAGGCTTTAAATCTTACAGACAGGAAATTTTCGTCAAATTCCCAAGAACCGGAATTCCGAGTTACTTTAATTCGTTGGCGGAATTTGACAGTTATGTTGATCTTTTGGTGAAAACCGGAACGATTGACAATGCTAAGAAAATCTGGTGGGATCTGCGTGTTCACCCGTTTTATCCGACCATTGAGTTTAGGATTTGTGATATGCCTTTAAGAATTGAAGAAACAGTTTGTCTGGCTGCAATTATGCAGAGTTTAGTAGCTAAAATCTATAAACTTCATCAACAGAATTTAAGTTTCAGAAGCTACAGAAGATTGTTGCTTAACGAAAATAAATGGCGTGCTTCCAGAGATGGAGTTCATTCTAAACTGATTGACTTTGGTAAAGAAGAATCGGTACCTTATCCTGATCTTTTAAAAGAACTTTTAGAGTTTATAGATGATGTTGTAGATGATTTGGGATGCAGAAAAGAAGTAGAATATGCCTGGAAAATTTTGGAAAACGGAACCGGTGCAGACCGACAATTAGCCGTCTATAAAGAAACTGGCGATCTGAAGAAAGTCGTTGATTATATGATATCTGAGACAGAATACGGCATCACGCACAACCAAACTGCTTTATAA
- a CDS encoding ATP-grasp domain-containing protein, giving the protein MAKKVGILFGMEDTFPWAFIDKVNELGGGEVIAEAVNIDKLEQGADYGYAVIIDRISQDVPFYRAYLKNAALNGTYVINNPFWWSADEKFFNNALMTKLGIPLPKTVLLPSHERPTDTSETSFRNLKFPHDWEYIFDYVGFPAYMKPHDGGGWKSVYRVENPQDLWDKLSETEQLVMMVQEEIVFQDYYRVYCLGQKYVHIMPYEPRNAPHLRYETTHQTEGEDLKKLLKTIHDYTIKMNQALGYDFNTVEFAVRDGIPYAIDFCNPAPDADKNSVGEENFAWIVEHSAKLAIEKAKEYVPGKPNISWGTFVKDSVK; this is encoded by the coding sequence ATGGCAAAAAAAGTAGGAATTTTATTCGGGATGGAAGATACATTTCCGTGGGCATTTATTGATAAAGTAAACGAACTTGGAGGCGGAGAAGTAATCGCTGAAGCTGTGAATATAGATAAACTGGAGCAAGGTGCAGATTATGGTTATGCCGTGATTATCGACAGAATTTCTCAGGATGTTCCTTTCTACAGAGCTTATCTTAAAAATGCAGCTTTAAACGGAACCTATGTAATCAATAATCCTTTTTGGTGGAGTGCTGATGAAAAATTCTTCAACAATGCTTTAATGACGAAACTTGGAATTCCTTTACCTAAAACCGTTTTGCTTCCTTCACACGAAAGACCTACAGATACTTCAGAAACTTCATTCAGAAACCTAAAGTTTCCACATGATTGGGAATATATTTTTGATTACGTAGGATTTCCGGCTTATATGAAACCTCATGACGGTGGTGGCTGGAAAAGCGTTTACAGAGTAGAAAATCCGCAGGATCTTTGGGATAAACTGAGCGAAACAGAACAATTAGTAATGATGGTGCAGGAAGAAATTGTTTTCCAAGATTATTACAGGGTGTATTGTTTAGGACAAAAATACGTTCACATTATGCCATATGAGCCAAGAAATGCACCTCATTTAAGATACGAAACTACTCATCAAACAGAAGGTGAAGATTTGAAAAAATTATTGAAAACAATTCATGATTATACCATTAAAATGAATCAGGCTTTAGGATATGATTTCAACACCGTAGAGTTTGCGGTAAGAGACGGAATTCCATATGCAATTGATTTCTGTAATCCTGCTCCGGATGCAGACAAAAACTCTGTAGGAGAAGAAAATTTCGCCTGGATTGTAGAACATTCTGCAAAATTAGCCATTGAAAAAGCTAAAGAATACGTTCCCGGAAAACCTAATATTTCGTGGGGAACTTTTGTAAAAGACTCTGTAAAATAA
- a CDS encoding alpha/beta hydrolase-fold protein — MPHIEHTDYYSNILGTSLKVEVTGHYGYPIIMFPTSQGLYTQNHDFHLNSSINYFIEQGKVKLYNVQTIDAWTFYDEKISPQQRIKNYEKYVQFLIQEFVPYIQKLHQIHRVAIAGASFGGYHAANFAFRFPDVISHLFCLSGAFSIRNFMDGYDGELVYFNCPREFVKNDEAWKYKHMHIVLSTSDEDICKDKNVEMAGILASKGIDFWYDEKKWINHDWPLWRMTFPTYIGAFF; from the coding sequence ATGCCACATATAGAACATACAGATTATTATTCCAATATCTTAGGAACAAGCCTTAAAGTGGAAGTTACGGGACATTACGGTTATCCGATTATTATGTTTCCGACTTCACAAGGTTTATATACTCAAAATCATGATTTTCACCTGAACAGCAGCATCAATTATTTTATTGAGCAGGGAAAAGTAAAATTATACAACGTTCAAACGATTGATGCGTGGACTTTTTATGACGAAAAAATTTCGCCGCAACAAAGAATAAAAAATTATGAAAAATATGTACAGTTTCTGATTCAGGAGTTTGTTCCTTATATCCAAAAACTTCACCAGATCCATCGTGTTGCGATTGCAGGAGCGAGTTTCGGAGGTTATCATGCAGCTAATTTTGCATTCAGATTTCCGGATGTGATTTCGCATTTATTCTGTCTTTCGGGAGCATTCAGCATTAGAAATTTCATGGATGGATATGATGGTGAACTCGTTTATTTTAACTGTCCGAGAGAGTTTGTAAAAAACGATGAAGCCTGGAAATATAAACACATGCACATTGTTTTAAGCACTTCTGATGAAGACATCTGTAAAGATAAAAATGTGGAAATGGCAGGGATTTTAGCCTCAAAAGGAATTGATTTCTGGTATGACGAAAAAAAATGGATCAATCACGACTGGCCACTTTGGAGAATGACCTTCCCAACGTATATCGGCGCATTTTTTTAA
- a CDS encoding ATP-grasp domain-containing protein has product MKEKTIVCISCYYKGYDFMDEMKKLGNKIILVTSENLKEKNWPWHAVDEVFYMPEIKPSVWNLDHLIQGFSHLMKTRKVDAVIALDDYDVEKAALIRETFRIPGMGQTTHRYFRDKLAMRQKAKDSGINVPEFTAVFNDQEVKDFTEKVSPPWVLKPRSEASASGIKKLKTQEELWNALEKLGEERHLFLLESFKPGDVYHVDSLTFNKEIVFTSASKYLAPPMQVSHEGGVFRTKTLGRYSEEFKALEEANAKVLSNFGLLNGATHTEFIRGKEDKKWYFLETSSRVGGAHIPDLVEASSNINIWREWAKIEDALLRGNHYEVSKPTGYYSGLIVALIKDLAPNYKDFECEEVVKFLPIDYHVGIVYKSKDSEIVQNRLDSAAEKIHAEMLNVLPPKDKPSS; this is encoded by the coding sequence ATGAAGGAGAAAACCATCGTATGTATTTCGTGCTATTATAAAGGTTACGATTTTATGGACGAGATGAAAAAACTCGGCAATAAGATCATCCTCGTAACATCGGAAAATTTAAAAGAAAAAAACTGGCCATGGCACGCTGTCGATGAAGTTTTCTATATGCCGGAGATAAAACCTTCGGTCTGGAATCTCGATCATCTTATTCAGGGGTTTTCTCACTTGATGAAAACCCGGAAAGTAGATGCTGTAATCGCTTTGGATGATTATGATGTTGAAAAAGCTGCGCTGATTCGCGAGACATTCCGTATTCCCGGAATGGGACAGACAACGCACCGTTATTTCAGAGATAAACTGGCCATGCGCCAAAAAGCAAAAGATTCCGGAATCAATGTTCCTGAATTTACTGCTGTATTTAATGATCAGGAAGTAAAAGATTTTACAGAAAAAGTTTCTCCGCCATGGGTTTTGAAGCCACGTTCTGAGGCTTCAGCATCAGGAATTAAAAAATTAAAAACTCAGGAAGAACTTTGGAATGCTTTGGAAAAACTGGGTGAAGAAAGACATTTATTTCTTCTCGAAAGTTTTAAACCGGGCGATGTTTACCATGTAGACAGTTTAACATTCAATAAAGAGATTGTTTTTACTTCTGCTTCAAAATACCTAGCTCCACCGATGCAGGTTTCTCATGAAGGCGGGGTTTTCAGAACCAAAACTTTAGGAAGATATTCTGAGGAGTTTAAAGCTTTAGAAGAAGCCAATGCCAAAGTTTTATCCAATTTCGGATTATTGAACGGAGCTACTCATACAGAATTCATTCGTGGTAAAGAAGACAAAAAATGGTATTTCCTCGAAACTTCCTCAAGAGTTGGAGGCGCTCATATTCCTGATTTAGTAGAAGCTTCCAGCAACATTAATATTTGGCGTGAATGGGCGAAAATTGAAGATGCATTATTAAGAGGAAATCATTACGAAGTTTCAAAACCAACTGGATATTATTCGGGATTGATCGTAGCGTTGATTAAAGATTTAGCTCCTAATTATAAAGATTTTGAATGTGAAGAGGTCGTAAAATTTCTTCCAATCGATTATCATGTAGGAATTGTTTATAAATCAAAAGATTCTGAAATTGTTCAGAACAGACTTGATTCTGCAGCGGAAAAGATTCATGCGGAGATGCTGAATGTACTTCCCCCGAAAGATAAACCATCAAGTTAA
- a CDS encoding leucyl aminopeptidase family protein: MQLFNKKNKQYAQIFQLFTEESWTLNSKKFNKNIALLFSGKKHEVFIETNEKAIIYYIGLGKETLQNFEFQQIGVKFSQTQKKNIQTVPTLLISEFINQKQFEEFTKGLLLGTYTYPFDKTHPFWNKSFELHFGNLSQKKLDTISSRIDAICEGQGACQDWLNKPANLKKPEIFNTYLKNLAKKNQLKYTVFNRKKCEELGLGAFLSVNQGSAYDAAFTILEYKTTEKNAKTFGLVGKCVLFDTGGISLKASDNMHYMKSDMGGATAVIGALIYASQMKLPVNITAILPITDNAISENAYLPSDVITAYNGKTIEVLNTDAEGRMTLADGLSYLSKNYKTDILIDLATLTGSSVRMFGDTCGAMFSNNEDLKNLLIKTGDKTNQRLWNLPLWDVWLDDFKSDVADFKNISMKPLGDCIIAAKFLEQFIGNHPNWAHLDIAGVAFGSVGYAKEKAATGFGVQLLADLIENYH; this comes from the coding sequence ATGCAATTATTCAACAAAAAAAATAAACAATACGCTCAGATTTTTCAATTATTCACAGAAGAATCCTGGACTCTGAACTCTAAAAAATTCAACAAAAATATTGCCCTTCTTTTTTCAGGAAAAAAGCATGAAGTTTTTATAGAAACCAATGAAAAAGCCATCATTTATTATATAGGTCTTGGAAAAGAAACTTTACAGAATTTTGAATTTCAGCAAATTGGAGTAAAATTCTCTCAGACTCAGAAAAAAAATATACAAACCGTACCTACGTTATTAATTTCTGAATTCATTAATCAAAAACAATTTGAAGAGTTCACAAAAGGATTACTATTGGGAACTTACACTTACCCATTTGATAAAACCCACCCTTTTTGGAATAAATCTTTCGAGCTTCATTTTGGGAATTTAAGCCAGAAAAAACTAGATACTATTTCTTCAAGAATAGATGCAATCTGTGAAGGACAGGGAGCTTGTCAGGATTGGCTTAATAAACCTGCCAATCTAAAAAAGCCTGAGATCTTCAATACTTATCTAAAGAATTTAGCCAAGAAAAATCAGTTGAAATACACCGTTTTTAATAGAAAAAAATGTGAAGAATTAGGTCTTGGAGCCTTTCTTTCTGTTAATCAAGGAAGTGCTTATGATGCAGCTTTTACTATTTTGGAATATAAAACAACGGAGAAAAACGCCAAAACTTTCGGACTTGTAGGAAAATGCGTTTTATTTGATACCGGAGGAATTTCCCTGAAAGCTTCCGACAATATGCATTACATGAAATCTGACATGGGAGGCGCAACCGCAGTGATTGGAGCACTAATTTACGCATCGCAAATGAAACTTCCCGTTAACATTACAGCAATTTTACCGATTACAGACAATGCAATTTCTGAAAATGCCTACTTACCAAGCGATGTCATTACGGCTTACAACGGAAAAACAATTGAAGTTTTAAACACCGATGCAGAAGGTAGAATGACTCTTGCAGATGGCTTATCTTATCTTTCAAAAAATTACAAAACCGATATTTTAATTGATCTTGCAACCCTTACAGGAAGTTCGGTAAGAATGTTTGGAGACACTTGTGGAGCGATGTTTTCTAACAATGAGGATTTGAAAAATCTTTTAATTAAAACTGGTGATAAGACTAATCAGAGATTATGGAATCTGCCTTTATGGGATGTTTGGTTGGATGATTTTAAATCTGATGTTGCCGATTTTAAAAATATTTCAATGAAACCTCTCGGAGATTGTATTATTGCTGCAAAATTTCTGGAACAATTCATCGGAAACCACCCCAACTGGGCACATCTCGACATTGCAGGAGTTGCATTTGGAAGTGTAGGATATGCAAAAGAAAAAGCAGCAACCGGCTTTGGAGTGCAGTTACTGGCCGATTTAATCGAAAATTATCATTAA
- a CDS encoding alpha/beta hydrolase-fold protein has product MKFTLNTAEKDSRPIFITGNFNKWNPKDYHFQLTILDENTYSIDIEDQLLGDDIEYKFTKGGWENVELDQYGNITPNRKVKKKSAATNDFVEKWRFNWGPFKDEFFPIVEVISEEFYIPQLDRYRKVWALLPYDYYISDKKYPVLYLQDAQNLFNEGSAYGNWEIDKKLSILAEYGRGDVIVIAVEHGSEDRIKEYIFDNDNVANGSEGKKYIRFVTDTLKPFIDEHYRTKKDRENTGIGGSSLGALISLYSGFLYPEVYSKLLIFSPSLWIEPNNNFPMMSFRVPFKTKIYLYGGEQEGAKMVKRIQVFENYLKRWEKKNLFDFEFKTNINPDGEHSEFYWSQEFPRAIEWLFYNNTENPVEVTPQQENIKNKTI; this is encoded by the coding sequence ATGAAATTTACGCTCAATACGGCAGAAAAAGACAGCAGACCTATTTTCATCACCGGAAATTTTAATAAATGGAATCCTAAAGATTACCATTTTCAACTTACAATTTTGGATGAAAACACCTACAGCATTGACATTGAAGACCAATTGCTCGGTGATGACATAGAATATAAATTCACAAAAGGCGGGTGGGAAAATGTAGAACTGGATCAGTATGGAAACATTACACCCAACAGAAAAGTCAAAAAAAAATCTGCCGCAACCAATGATTTTGTAGAAAAATGGAGATTCAACTGGGGACCTTTTAAAGATGAGTTCTTCCCTATTGTTGAGGTGATTTCTGAAGAATTTTACATTCCGCAGCTTGACCGTTACCGAAAAGTTTGGGCGCTTCTCCCCTACGATTATTATATTTCAGATAAAAAATATCCCGTACTTTATCTTCAGGATGCTCAAAACTTATTCAATGAAGGCAGTGCATACGGAAACTGGGAGATCGATAAAAAGCTATCTATTCTTGCAGAATATGGTCGTGGAGATGTAATTGTGATCGCAGTAGAACACGGTAGTGAAGACCGAATCAAAGAATATATTTTCGATAATGATAATGTAGCGAATGGATCTGAAGGAAAAAAATACATCAGATTCGTTACAGACACTTTAAAACCTTTTATTGATGAACATTATCGTACAAAAAAAGACCGCGAAAACACAGGGATTGGCGGAAGTTCTTTAGGAGCGCTCATCAGTCTTTACAGTGGTTTTCTTTACCCTGAAGTGTATTCTAAACTGCTGATTTTTTCACCTTCGCTTTGGATAGAGCCCAACAATAACTTTCCGATGATGAGTTTCAGAGTTCCTTTTAAGACTAAAATCTATCTTTATGGAGGCGAACAGGAAGGAGCTAAAATGGTAAAAAGAATTCAGGTTTTTGAAAACTATTTAAAACGATGGGAAAAGAAAAACCTTTTTGATTTTGAATTTAAAACCAATATCAATCCCGACGGAGAACACAGCGAATTTTATTGGTCACAGGAATTTCCTAGAGCGATTGAATGGCTTTTCTATAACAATACAGAAAACCCTGTTGAAGTAACACCACAACAGGAAAATATTAAAAATAAAACGATTTAA